The genomic segment TAACAATGATATGTGTAAGTTGGCATGCAAAATAGATCCTATTCAGGTCAAGTCATTGTGGCCAGCATCCAGTATCTAGAAGGAAGGATGGATCAATTGACTCAGAAGTGCTTTCCtgcaaggaaaaaagaaaattcgGTATAACCTTTAACATAGGTTGAATTCAGAAcagtaaaaataatataaaaatggcTGTGGTAAACACAAAGCTTATGGATCGAGAGGATAGAATCCTAAGATTCATTTAACGGAGCAAGCAACTACGAGTATGGTAACGAACTGGAGTACGTGAGAAGGCAATGTGCCATCAATCTGCAAGAGAACATGAAACCTGGAATTAATCTAGTTTAGCATAGTCATGGTTTGCTCCCTACCTTAGCAACCAAATAGGCTGATGGAGCGGCATGTATCATAACTAAAACAACTAGCAGTGGTCCATTGGTGGCTTTTTAAACTAAAAAGATTGAATATGCCAAGGCGATGACAAGTCACATAAGTCATTTACAAAGAAAATGTGagaaaatgaatattttttcttaaaattttctaTTGAAGGATGAAAGGGCATAAAAGCTTACATGATACTTCCGTATAGGAGTCAAAAATTGCCCACCCTTCCATAGATGCAACATGGGAGGCCTGAATGTCAAAACAGGCAAGGAAAAGTAATCGTTTACTCATAAATATAGTAAAATGTTAGACAATGCATGAACATACAGTGCCAAGTCCGGACAACTGGGTCCTATCAGTTTGCTTGTAAGATCAACTGCATGGTTGATAGCTCAGAATCATACAACTATGAACTGTTTACTAGACGAATGTATGTGGGgtctacagagagagagagagagagagagagagagagagagagagagagaagagagaggttATAGTTGCTTTTATTATTCCTTTCCTCTTGTAAGATAATATGGAGGATATTAAATTTCTTAAGCCATCACAAATTACTTTACAGTGAGGCTGGGCCTTGATGCAATGGTAcggttgctccattgtgactGGGCATCATGCATTTAAAATATAGAAATAGCATCTCCGCATGTGGGGATAAGGCTTTGTACATCTCACCGTCCTCAGACCTCGCAGTGGTAGAAGCCTCGTGCACTGGAATGCCCCTTTTTTTATCATAGATTAGTTTAAATCACTTATCCAAAAAGAAGATTGCAAAAATCTATTGACATCTATCATACGTAGAAACCATTTTCTTATCTTTGTTCCAGTTTAGCATCACTTTTTGaaatataaaaatcttttaTACTAGCTTACTACTTTCAATTACTATGCATATTCTTTCATAAGTTGTCCAAAGGAATGATGACGAGCATCCCTACAGCTAATAAGTGCAGTGATTTACAACATTCTGGTACAGTGAAAAAACCACCTGTCGAATTATTGCACCCAAAGCAAGTATCAGGCCAGAGCTGACAATGCAAGCTTGAAGAACGGCACCTCTAGTACGGCGTGCAGTTAGATCATTTTCATTCAAGTTACTGCTAATTAATTCAACACTAGTGTCACAAGTATTGTCATCTCTTGTTAGAATCTTATCCGACAAATCCACAGTGTCTTCTGAAGAAAGTTGTTTACTTTGCTGCAAAGTTTTACTTTTAGTCTTGGATAACTTCaaatagtttctttctttcttctcagatTTCCTTAATGCAAAGGCTCTAAATTGTAGCCCAAAACCCTACAAGAAGAAATGCCAAATTATTTACATTAAGAATGCTGATCAAATTGTGATAACCCAAACAAAATAGCATCAATCCAATAAAATGCAGAGTAGCACTTACACTGCACACGTTAGCAGGCAGAGATTTCCTTGTAGAAAAGAGGACATTAGACTTCCTCCCTGGTCATATACGAGTTATCCATTTAAGGAAGCAAGATCAAGACATAACGAATGATGAAAACCACTTACAATTCTTGTTTTTGCAAAATCAGAAAAgagttttgagaaaaaaaagaccttcaacagttgaaaaaaaaattaagatgcAGAAGCATGATAACAGGGCAtcagaacataattaaatgtaAATTCTCAAAACTGTGAATTGCATAAATCAAAGCCAAAAAATATGATTAAATGCAGCTCAAGTTTTATAACAGCAAACATCTGATCATGTCATAACGAAGTTAAGTTGTGATTAGGCAGCTGCAAGTAATAAAACCACTACTTTGCAAGCAAGGCCTTCAAATTGTTTTTGCTTTATCCCTAATAGAATTATGTTAATATTTTAATCTAGTGATGCAGGAAttcaaaaatcatgctatacATGTAGAATTTCCATGGCTTCCTATTTCATATAATTACAGTCCAAAATGTACCTGAGACTTTCAAGAACTAGCATACTACCATAAGACAACTAGATACGACCAAGATATCAAAGACCAGCCTTCTGCTTCATCAAAAAATTTCATGAAATCCTAAAAGTATATGTTTCGACTACACCCTTGTCATCTAGTGATTTCTGCTCCTATTCAGTTGTTCTGTTTTCCATTTGAACTCCTGCTAGAAGTTAACAATGTGAGTCGAGGAAATTTtggtcacaaaaaaaaaaatgttgtctaAGGGCTAAGGATTGTAAAGCTTTGAAAAGCCTTCAGGCTTCAGCAGTATGATCCATGTCTATTAACCACACTCATGCACAACTATATCTGGAAGAGGGAGTAAATGCGTATCCCAACCAACCATGTACCCATCCGATATTCAATAAACCTATAAAGCAACGAAGTGTAGGAGTTCTGTAGAGCAAGAAGTATATGTATGTGTCAGTAATTGTTGCTTtccatttaacatatatctagcCGACACAACATGAAAAATCATTCCTAAATTATGCTGGTACTACTGAAACTGGCAAGTTATTGTTCCTGATACAAGAATTCAACTAGAACTTTTCAATTTTTAGTTTCTATGGGTAGGATCAATCAATTTGAATTCTTTGCATCATTATACAAGAGTTTGGACTTCATGTCAAATCGCCAGGTTTTATCTTTATATAACTTGGCAGCAGTTCAATATTGCACTACTTGAAGGCATTGTGGCCAGACAAGCGATATGCAGAGTCTCATTTATTGGTGGTAACCCTTTCTTTTGCTGCTAACAGCCAGCCTCTGGCTGGTATTTGTTACTGAAATTTCCATCCAATACTTGTATACCTTGCTAGAATTCATAGGATTTTTCTCTAatataaaaacaagaaagatTTTACACTTCCAATCCCAACAAAGCAGGATCCATGTCTCAAGTCCAATTAAGGGAAGACACTGCGAAATGGCACAGTTCTTGCTATATGAAAGTCTGAAAGCCCATAGCTTAACAAAAACAGAGTCCTTTCAACAAATTCATCGCAAATAATAGCAAAACTGATACTCTTATCAATTTTTACAAAGCTGCTTCAGAATACACAGGACATAATTCAAGTCTCTACGATAATAGCTGCATCAAAAATTTTACGTGCCGTTGGCcaaaggaacaaagaaaaagaaagaatggaATCCAGCAAGCAGCTGTGGGAGTtccaaagaaggaaacaaaAGCCATCTAAGCTAAGACAAACGTTCcttcaaaataacttgcttCAAAATAAACAGCACCGTTGAAATATTGCGATCAAAAAGCAAAGTCGCTCCTTGAATCAATTGTGTATGATGGTGGAGAAAAATTTTGTGAGTATTTGAGCTCAAGCGAGCGACAAACCTTGATGCGACGATAACAACTGATGGCTCCACAGAAAAGCAGTCCCGTGTCTCAGCAATGTATTCACTACAATCATTCTCGTGAACTCTAAATTTCTGCCTTGATTTTTTAAGCTTCGCAAGCTCTACGAGCTCTGCAGTTCAGCCCCGCTATCCACCGCAAGCCAGATGAAtggaggagaagggggagagggagaggggtctGATCGTCAGATGGACCAGGCCCAGTGGACCAGTCCAATAGTCGCTCGCCACATCACCGCTTTCTAGGGAGTGCCTCTCATCGACCTCGCCGTCCCAGTCTAGGAAGCAAGCCCAAAGTACTTATCTACGTCTCTTTGTCATACTAGCATGTAGGTATATAAGATTCATGTTTagtatagaaaataaaaatataaataatatatatatatagaataatggattaaaaatatttattggttattaaaaaaattaaaaaaatttgaaattaagtTTTATTATATGACAAATATTTTTGACATTTTGTCAAATGATTGTTTCATGTAGTTATTGTGCATTCGTTAATGTTTGGCTATATTAAGTAGAAAAGTAAAATTACAAGTATTAACTAGATAGAgtacaaatataaaataatacataccaagaattaattttatcataaaAGTTGATGAAAGGTATGAATAAATACAGTTATCCATTTATCCTCTTTCATTTTAATTTCAAATAGTTTATCTATTCAGGAGTCCAATTAGCCTCATAAAATAATCCCTTATTTCGTTAGAATAATTAGGATAGGTGAGAAAAAAATCCGCTTGCTTTATTTACTCATGTTGTAACCATCATATAGTAAAGTTTTtccataaaattaactaatattttttttggcaaatTCAAAAGACTCCCAAATGCTCTTTTAATATAGCATTAATAAGACTTTTTCATATGCAATGCATGTGAAAACCTAGAAATTGTGCAGGATCTTTTCtattaaaatttttcttgcaCATATAGAGTTAacagaaaatatatttataaaaaatttcaTTTTTGGAATTTAGCTTTGTGTGATTCAATATAGATGTTTCATTTATATATAGTAGATATGGTAGATAATTGTGGATTGTCCTCAATCTAATTTATATTAAAAAGGAGAACTAATAATAAATGGTTGTAGTctctaattcaataaattttagGATAGGGTTAAGATACTCTCAATTTTTGAAGCATGCACttttattatttctctttctataAGTAAGAACATGGCTCTAGGTACACATTTTCCATGTTAAAATTATGAGTAAATTTGCAGATATAGTATATGACACTATCGGTAACATTATTGGATATGATTGATATATCATGAAGTGAAAATACTTTACAGCACCAATTTAGTGCATGAAAAAACTTCCCTATGTCCACTAAATTAATAAGACTCAACTTGATATTCAACTAGCTCCCTATGTCTCATGAATTCCTATATTTACACTATTTCCCTCATATTATTAGGGCTGCAAATGAGCAAGGCTATCTCCTGAGATAATTTAGACCCAATTTGATTAGACCTGACTTGATCAATTCCTTAAAGTCAGATGGATAATAGCTCGAGATGGGGCACAGCCTAAGATCCGAATATTAGAGCAAGCGATAGCcgagataaaaaaaattaaaggttGAAAAATAGCTTAGGTCTGCGATGTATAATTTCTGACCTAACTTGGCCGAAATTGCGAATAATTTGATCCTTTTGGGACTAATAAAAGATATATCAAAACCAATTTAGACCAAATCATAATAAAACAAGCTCCATCTTTCTCTCTAAAGATCTTTCCCCATTAATTGATTAAACTTCATTAAACAAATCCATATCCTTTCACCCCAGAGGCTGAACCTTTaaaccttctctctctctcactaggTTGTGTTAAGAATTTATTTTTTGTCCACATGAGCTTATTTATAATGTTCTCAGatatattgattatttattattttaaatgaatattatttattttattaaaattgtaATTTGCAAACTTGATTATTGAATATGTTCATTTGTTGGATCAAATTTATAAGTTCtatttgaatgaaaaattcatgtttaagttaacgtttgtttaattttatttaaagtCTTTACTGATTTTATATTTGATaacaaattattatatttttctagCTATAAAAGGATTGCTAAATGCTTCACCCAAACTATAGATCTGTCATGATCCCGATCTAGACTCGAACACTTTGGTTGGGTCTAGGTCATGCATCACCCCAATTAGATGAAATGACCTATTGGGTCTACAATTTTCCTCGTGTGCCCGACTTGACCTATCAAGACAACACGTTGGGTTTGGGTTCAAAATCAATATCCAAAAAATAACCTGTGTCAGGTTGTGGTAAAGTCCAACCTGACTCATTTGCATCCTTATGGTAAGAGAACTTTTCATGCCAAGGAAATGGAACAACCCTTCCCACCACCTGCTCCATCCCCAATAATGGTATGATGATGTATGGCTGGGTAAAATTCGTCCTATGTCCGGCACAAAGCCTTTAAGCCAACACATTACAAGGAAGCTCAACCTGGCCTCTATGTAAACCTCACCCAATAACAGAAGGAAAACAAATGACAGAGTATCAAGAAGATTAATAATCTAAAGGAATGATTAACTACATAAAGTTGATGCAAACAGCAACTAGTTTCATAAATTCCAGTAAAGTTCGAGCTGGTTTGACCtggtccaaataagtccatatttagattgtttttctttgttttttttttttttttgatccagTTCTGACCGAAACGACTTTGGTTTGGACTGGACCAGATTATTTTTCAGTTCAGATTTCGGATATGAAACAATTCAGTCCAATTCACTTGAAGCCTGACCTAGAGGATTCAGATAGGTATAGAAACCACAAACCTGTTTCAACCTGTTTTAGAGTTTACCTCTCTACATGCTTGCATTGAGAAGCAGTCCATTTGCCTGACCCTTTTAAGTCAAAGATCTGCTCAAGACATCTGTGACTGAACTCGGCGGAGCTGGAAAAACCTGATACATAGAGACCTTATCTCGCATGTTATCCATCTGGTATCGGTCCATGCCGAGATATGTGTCCAGATATTTGACTTCAGCATCAGGTAGAGTGGTTGCCAGAACCGTGACTAGCTCACCATTAGATCAAACCAAAGCAATGCATCCCCAACTTGAATGTACCCAAAAGTGATATTATTCTTATGGACTTATATCCTTGACTTGTATGATATCCAATGAATGACCGAATACAGATTTAAGCGGATGAGGGAAAAATGAATGACTTATAGATcatatgtaaaaataaaataaaataaaaataaaacattcTATGGTACAATTTGCGAGTTGTAAGCGGTGGCTACTACTTTGCAATGTTACAGAATGGTGCCCAACAGCCATAGATGCAAGAAGATCCAATATGCTATGAGACCTAGCCTTGCTCCTGGGCGACTCATTAATATCCGACCTCCAGAAACCCTGCAAAAGCACCAAATGCAGAATAGAATAACTTCATCTGCTTAAATTTAGAAAAGCTGATGATCTTCAGCCATAAATAAGGGCCTATTTCGATGCCCGATCACCTATATGTAAGATGTCATGTTGGGAGCTATGTTGCCAGGTccattagatttagaaattgaaagGATGCAACAGATGGAAAAATACCAGCACCTGAGACATGAACCCGAGTCCATGTAACATAAGGTGGGAATAGCAACCCAGGgaaagggaagaaagagaagtaggatggaCTAGAATGTCTCCCATTCTAGATGGGGCCTCCAAGACAGAAGAGAGACAGGAGGAACCAGAACTCATCCTACCCCGTTCCAAGTTGTTTGGGACATTGAAATCCACCCAAACAGGTAATTCtggaatccaaaaaaaataaagggttCGCAGGACTCCAATGATCCCCATCCCATTTTTAtccttctttctcatgtctccaCCTTCCCCCTTGGTGGATACTAACAGGTAAGCTAGTTGGCAAGCCAAATAGATCTACTTGTTGATACTTGATACAGATGTAAATCCTAAACAAAGGCAGCTTTATCTTTATATCTacgtttggttttatcaaactaatattcaaaagaaaaaatgggTGGACAATCTTATTGCAGAACTGATTCCCAAATATctgaataaataaaattttgtttTGTAGATTTACTACTCAAGGATCAATCATTGCATGAATGTAAAAACAAGTAGAAAGCATAAGCATCAGTGAAGTTAAAAGATGACAAATTTACCAGATACCATCAACCCGATCTGCAATCAACTTTCCTTGCCTTGGAATGAGACCAGATGTGTtcagagatttgaaaacatgaCCTGACATGAAAGGAATTGATATTCCATCAGGAAGGTACTGCACATAGAACTACAGTAAGATCACAGAGGCTGTCAATATCAAACCTTTATCATCAGTTTCCTGGGCCGCAATTAACCGATCGGACTCAGAATCAATACTAAGAACCAGATGTTCATTTGAGCCCTTCCGCATTGTTCTCACATGTGCAGCAGTGGTGACAGGTGATATTGAGTTCTTTCCAATTGGCCCCTGCATATATGCATAAGCAAGTTCAGGATCTCCAGTATGAATAATTAAAATTGCATGCACGTTAGTATTTCAATGATAAAATACTATGTTGCAATTTGGTTTCATAAATCTGATGATCTATGATGTACTGGATAAACTGATACTGGCCCAATAAAGATACTATCAGCATAGAGACAATGACAACAGCTGCTAATTTTGGGAAGTGCTCGGATGCATAGAGGGATGGGAAGGCAGAGAAGATGAAAGAAATGAGATGGTTTGAGTTGAAAGAAGAGATTAAGACTTAATTGGAACAAACAGCAAAGGATTAGTCTTGCTTGTTATGGTTTTGTGGTTATATTTAATTTGTCTGTGTTGTGTTTGGAAACAAGAAAATGTAGATCAAAGCGTAACTAAGAACTTGAAAAGGCTTGGTATGATTATGAATGTAGCCATAAGCTCTAAATTTCCATGGAAATGGACAAGCACAGAATAAGCCTTCTTCGTTACATCTTTATGACTATGAATATTGTTATCCCTGCATACTCTGAACGTGACTAGAGACGCATGCTTTCAGCGCACATGTTTACTACTTGCATGGAAGAGGACATGTTTATAAGTTATAACCTTCATCCTGAACTCATCCAAACCCAACACTCTCCCTCCATCAGAAGTTAAGGGCAAGTGGCAGTTCTAGAGTCACTTCACTGATGACCCTCTGCAGTTCCAACGGTCCACTGCCTACTCGAGAGTCTCTGGCAGCCCAAACAACAGTTACCTGACTGCTCAAAAGCCCTGGACAGGTATTTTTCCATCCCATTTCCACAAGATTCTACCTCTTTTTCATCCCCTTCttcattcttctttctttgctCTTTTATCCTCCTCTTATTTAATCCTTTGTTGTCTCTTTTCCTATCCCTCTTTAATTCTTGTCATTTCTTTTACCCTCCCCCaacatcccaccatctcccataCAACCTGCCTTCTT from the Phoenix dactylifera cultivar Barhee BC4 chromosome 14, palm_55x_up_171113_PBpolish2nd_filt_p, whole genome shotgun sequence genome contains:
- the LOC103711607 gene encoding uncharacterized protein LOC103711607 isoform X1; this encodes MIVVNTLLRHGTAFLWSHQLLSSHQGRKSNVLFSTRKSLPANVCSGFGLQFRAFALRKSEKKERNYLKLSKTKSKTLQQSKQLSSEDTVDLSDKILTRDDNTCDTSVELISSNLNENDLTARRTRGAVLQACIVSSGLILALGAIIRQASHVASMEGWAIFDSYTEVSFGFETWHIELIIGLVILISSCRYMLLRIWPDFSESSKAANQQILGPLQPLDYVIVAFLPGISEELLFRGALLPLFGLNWKSALAIGAIFGGLHLGSGRRYSYAVWATFVGLAYGVATIISSNVVVAMISHSLNNLIGGLLWRLTSTPQEKNE
- the LOC103711607 gene encoding uncharacterized protein LOC103711607 isoform X2; the protein is MIVVNTLLRHGTAFLWSHQLLSSHQGRKSNVLFSTRKSLPANVCSGFGLQFRAFALRKSEKKERNYLKLSKTKSKTLQQSKQLSSEDTVDLSDKILTRDDNTCDTSVELISSNLNENDLTARRTRGAVLQACIVSSGLILALGAIIRQASHVASMEGWAIFDSYTEVSFGFETWHIELIIGLVILISSCRYMLLRIWPDFSESSKAANQQILGPLQPLDYVIVAFLPGISEGDICWPCLWCSNNYFLKCCGCNDLAFVKQSYRRPPMAPHIHSTGEK